One region of Pseudomonas sp. B21-040 genomic DNA includes:
- a CDS encoding antitoxin of toxin-antitoxin stability system translates to MSKQAVFTMKLESELREQFMAEAEASHRPASQIVRDMMRQYVQTQRESREYEAFLQRKVDSARISMQAGEGLSNDEVEAQFAARRAQAAKKG, encoded by the coding sequence ATGTCAAAGCAAGCCGTTTTTACGATGAAACTTGAATCTGAACTGCGCGAACAATTTATGGCCGAGGCAGAAGCCTCTCATCGCCCCGCTTCGCAAATCGTCAGAGATATGATGCGCCAGTACGTTCAAACACAACGAGAGTCGCGCGAGTACGAGGCGTTCCTGCAAAGGAAAGTCGACAGCGCGCGTATTTCCATGCAGGCCGGAGAGGGCTTGAGCAACGATGAAGTCGAAGCGCAGTTCGCGGCCAGGCGTGCACAGGCGGCCAAAAAAGGATGA
- a CDS encoding MarR family winged helix-turn-helix transcriptional regulator produces MNISSSMVVAARHWRKICQTTLVNYGISEACAVPLLMIGRLGEGVRQVTVAHAAGMESPSLVRLLDQLCHSGYVCRTEDAHDRRAKCLSLTDTGRELVQAVEIELVRLRHEVLEGIDQSDLEATLRVLRAFEAANAPSVVNP; encoded by the coding sequence ATGAACATCAGCAGCTCCATGGTGGTGGCCGCCAGGCATTGGCGAAAAATCTGCCAGACCACGCTGGTCAACTATGGAATCTCCGAAGCCTGCGCCGTTCCGCTCTTGATGATCGGGCGTCTGGGCGAGGGTGTGCGGCAGGTGACGGTGGCCCATGCCGCCGGGATGGAGAGCCCGTCCCTGGTGCGGTTGCTCGATCAGTTGTGTCATAGCGGTTATGTCTGCCGCACCGAAGATGCCCATGACCGGCGCGCCAAGTGCCTGAGCCTGACCGACACCGGACGTGAATTGGTGCAGGCCGTCGAAATCGAGCTGGTGCGATTGCGCCATGAAGTGCTTGAAGGCATCGACCAAAGCGATCTGGAAGCTACGCTACGGGTATTGAGAGCCTTTGAAGCGGCCAATGCGCCGTCGGTGGTCAACCCTTGA